From Marivirga harenae, one genomic window encodes:
- a CDS encoding gliding motility-associated C-terminal domain-containing protein encodes MKYLIIVLSIVLSCNGSLYAQCDIQKLAPEPKIKSFNYFGYSSSLSSKNLIVNEPNNDSLAYNAGIINVFKKVNQKWEIFQKLTTSQVNSNQQLGNHLKAIDSLIVASGNVSRNTSNSDALFIYRQHKTGSWPGKETEVFYLENDLAENSYIRILEMDLNNEENLAVIYRKFDGFSSQLIIKILDLNSHSVLAEEILDKKDRFFYGIHTDVLLTDNSLFISNSDFLAPDRSFQGIVHVFEKDGEGIWNLEPVAKLTSSISFQYNFGIKMAYENDTLFVANSGDETSKNGLFIYNKPEMGWKDTTETLSIKKDFLYGNKGINLTVSQGVIFWSVPEVENDFTYYKPDSTSSDGYKMYIIEKPSDVGDSYLKFGFNPIYHENQLFISTRHSISNISNRINENILVYDFDLKSSEEMIEYSSILNSEFFSASDDEFGAILSVSKNTLAVSAKGSSNKWGDKSGSVYLYERLNDQWVFDQEIIAPQKLNNESFASTFELQDGYLFIGSPGYDSLADNNKYFNTGKIFIYEKINGKWVNTSSLVSPLMGSSNYEQGEFGRNVTFNNGILAISEIYDNYGSSEAEGRVYIYRYDEISGKFIVDKQFQNNETYGLDFFGSNIIINDKYVAIGTGGLPTSVYVDNKVYLYKINSEAWTSGKADYVFASKNESSLDKFGESISIHNDVLLVGETYYDNGKQYEGSDGRVYGFRIPEQSTLDATIFEDFYIEPNSSISYTNFGNYIAINGNDLYISAKDNSNESNIQDLLFVYNLENLNEVDSVFGNNIQIIRHPDGNSSSGFGSSVEVNNGYLIVGSPYSDSRSGFKSGLVHVFELSSILNPIPNLCNNISSYELTASPAGGVWSIGDSVISDNILDVTRLVSGNYTINYNLNGCIQSTTFQVYQNTSLISKSDSIITKCIDEEINLFIEVNNNDESFAWFSKKEKDDNYELLDSAKTLISISTANPGFYKVRLLNPECEEIEEEFQVLDHELSPKLNLSGQLEYCVQEIPIAIENIDPSDEVLWYFRAENEADFKELSTQDAQIQISESGEYYAEVYRENCSFLTNSTYVMFKPNPQDIFIPNVATVNNDGYNDVFRIKTDYPFKNFKINIYDRYGKQVFESYDQTFGWKAPNGYSGNYVYSLLYETECGEIKEMKGWVQIVKN; translated from the coding sequence TTGAAATATCTTATTATTGTTTTATCTATCGTTTTATCTTGTAATGGTAGTCTTTATGCACAATGTGACATACAAAAACTTGCTCCCGAACCTAAAATAAAGTCTTTTAATTATTTTGGTTATTCAAGTTCGCTTAGTTCAAAGAATTTGATTGTCAATGAACCTAATAATGATTCATTAGCATATAATGCTGGAATAATTAATGTTTTTAAAAAAGTAAATCAGAAATGGGAAATATTTCAAAAACTTACAACATCTCAAGTTAATTCAAATCAACAACTTGGAAATCATTTAAAAGCAATTGATAGTTTAATTGTTGCATCAGGTAATGTTAGTAGAAATACCAGCAATTCAGATGCACTATTCATATATAGACAGCATAAAACAGGTTCTTGGCCGGGTAAGGAAACAGAAGTATTCTACTTGGAAAATGATTTAGCGGAAAATAGTTACATAAGAATCCTAGAAATGGATTTGAATAATGAGGAGAATTTAGCAGTCATTTATCGAAAGTTTGATGGTTTTTCGAGTCAATTAATAATTAAGATATTAGACTTAAATTCTCATAGTGTATTGGCTGAAGAAATTCTTGACAAAAAGGATCGCTTTTTTTATGGAATCCATACAGATGTTCTATTAACTGACAATTCCTTATTTATCTCAAACTCAGATTTTTTAGCCCCTGATAGATCTTTTCAAGGTATAGTTCATGTATTTGAAAAAGATGGCGAGGGAATTTGGAATTTAGAACCCGTAGCAAAATTAACCTCCAGTATTAGTTTTCAATATAATTTTGGTATAAAAATGGCTTATGAGAATGATACTTTATTTGTTGCTAATTCTGGAGATGAAACATCGAAAAATGGTCTATTTATATATAATAAACCTGAAATGGGATGGAAGGATACTACAGAAACACTTTCTATTAAAAAAGATTTCTTATATGGCAATAAAGGAATAAATCTTACAGTAAGTCAAGGGGTTATTTTTTGGTCAGTGCCCGAGGTTGAAAATGATTTTACTTATTACAAACCTGACTCCACTAGTAGTGATGGTTATAAAATGTATATTATTGAAAAGCCTTCAGATGTTGGAGATAGTTATTTGAAATTTGGATTTAATCCTATATATCACGAGAACCAACTATTCATTAGCACGCGGCATTCAATTTCCAATATCAGTAACAGAATAAATGAAAATATATTAGTATACGATTTTGATCTAAAATCTTCAGAAGAAATGATTGAATATTCAAGTATTCTTAATTCTGAATTTTTTTCGGCATCCGATGATGAATTTGGTGCTATACTTTCAGTAAGTAAAAATACACTGGCAGTATCAGCTAAAGGAAGTTCAAATAAATGGGGTGATAAATCGGGTAGTGTTTATCTATATGAAAGATTAAATGATCAATGGGTTTTTGATCAAGAAATAATAGCACCTCAAAAATTAAATAATGAATCTTTTGCATCAACCTTTGAATTACAAGATGGTTATCTATTTATAGGCTCTCCTGGTTATGATAGTTTAGCTGATAACAATAAATATTTCAATACTGGGAAAATTTTTATCTATGAAAAAATAAATGGTAAATGGGTGAATACCTCTTCCTTAGTCTCTCCCTTAATGGGTTCATCAAATTATGAGCAAGGAGAGTTTGGTAGAAACGTTACTTTCAATAATGGCATCTTAGCTATTAGTGAGATTTATGATAATTATGGAAGTTCTGAAGCAGAAGGCCGAGTATATATTTATCGTTATGATGAAATAAGTGGGAAATTTATAGTTGATAAGCAATTTCAAAATAATGAAACATACGGATTAGATTTTTTTGGCAGTAATATAATAATTAATGATAAATATGTCGCTATAGGAACTGGTGGTTTACCGACAAGTGTATATGTTGATAATAAAGTTTACCTTTATAAAATAAACTCAGAAGCGTGGACATCAGGAAAAGCAGATTATGTTTTTGCATCAAAAAATGAGAGTTCTTTAGATAAATTTGGTGAAAGTATATCCATTCATAATGATGTGTTATTGGTGGGAGAAACCTATTATGATAATGGGAAACAGTATGAAGGTTCTGACGGTCGAGTTTATGGTTTTAGAATACCGGAACAATCAACACTAGATGCGACAATTTTTGAAGACTTTTACATAGAACCGAATAGCAGCATCAGCTATACTAACTTTGGGAACTATATAGCTATTAACGGCAATGACCTGTACATAAGTGCAAAAGATAATTCGAATGAATCTAATATTCAGGATTTATTATTTGTATATAATCTTGAAAATTTAAATGAGGTAGATTCTGTATTTGGAAATAATATACAAATTATAAGACACCCTGATGGGAATAGTAGTTCTGGTTTTGGAAGTAGTGTTGAGGTAAATAATGGATATTTAATTGTAGGAAGTCCTTATAGTGATTCAAGAAGTGGTTTTAAATCAGGTTTAGTTCATGTATTTGAACTAAGTTCAATTTTAAACCCTATCCCTAATTTATGCAACAATATTTCTAGTTATGAATTAACAGCAAGTCCTGCAGGAGGAGTGTGGAGCATTGGTGATAGTGTAATAAGTGATAATATTCTTGATGTAACGAGGTTAGTATCGGGTAATTATACAATCAATTATAACTTAAACGGCTGCATTCAATCAACAACTTTTCAGGTTTATCAAAATACGAGTTTAATTTCTAAATCAGATAGTATTATTACGAAATGTATTGATGAAGAAATAAATCTATTTATAGAAGTTAATAATAATGATGAAAGCTTTGCTTGGTTCAGTAAGAAAGAAAAGGATGATAATTATGAGCTGTTAGATTCTGCAAAAACTTTAATTAGCATTAGTACGGCAAATCCTGGTTTTTATAAGGTGCGCTTACTAAATCCTGAATGTGAGGAAATCGAAGAAGAATTTCAAGTTCTTGACCATGAGCTTTCTCCAAAACTTAATTTAAGCGGGCAGCTCGAATATTGTGTGCAGGAGATCCCGATAGCAATTGAAAATATTGATCCTAGTGATGAGGTACTTTGGTATTTTCGAGCAGAAAACGAGGCAGATTTTAAAGAATTAAGCACACAAGATGCTCAAATACAAATCTCGGAAAGTGGTGAATATTACGCTGAAGTTTATAGAGAAAACTGTTCATTTTTAACCAATAGTACTTATGTCATGTTTAAACCTAATCCTCAGGATATATTTATACCTAATGTCGCAACCGTTAATAATGATGGTTATAATGATGTCTTCAGAATAAAAACGGATTATCCTTTTAAAAACTTCAAGATTAATATTTATGATCGTTATGGTAAGCAGGTATTCGAAAGCTATGATCAGACATTTGGATGGAAGGCGCCAAATGGCTATTCAGGTAATTATGTTTATAGTCTACTTTATGAAACTGAATGCGGTGAAATTAAAGAAATGAAAGGGTGGGTTCAAATAGTGAAAAACTAA